Proteins encoded together in one Aminipila butyrica window:
- a CDS encoding YitT family protein, with the protein MNGIKKDINWKRVFIDYSLITLGLFFVATGVYFFKMPNNFSTGGVSGISILLSAVLPMSKATLMAIVNMLLLGIGFLFLGTSFGIRTLYGSVVLSFFVKLFEDLIPLTSPMTDQPLMELVFAVVLPAVGSAILFNYSASSGGTDIIAMILKKYTALDIGKALFCTDAIIAVTSGIMFGITTGLFSVLGLLAKAVVVDNVMEGINVTKSFTIITEKPDEISEFIHQQVHRGATKYGCIGTYDNKEKFVIMSVVNRAQAKILRDYIRQNDPHAFVIITNSSNILGKGFRTPM; encoded by the coding sequence ATGAACGGAATAAAAAAGGATATAAACTGGAAGCGAGTCTTCATCGATTATTCGTTGATTACTCTAGGTCTGTTTTTTGTAGCTACAGGGGTTTACTTCTTTAAGATGCCTAACAACTTTTCTACAGGAGGAGTCAGCGGTATTTCTATCCTGTTATCGGCGGTACTGCCTATGTCTAAAGCTACACTGATGGCAATTGTGAACATGTTGCTTTTGGGGATCGGATTTCTCTTTTTGGGGACTTCCTTTGGTATTCGTACCTTATATGGGTCGGTAGTCCTCTCTTTTTTTGTCAAACTCTTTGAGGACTTGATACCCCTGACCAGCCCCATGACGGATCAGCCTTTGATGGAACTGGTTTTTGCCGTCGTTCTGCCTGCTGTGGGCTCGGCTATTCTTTTCAACTATTCTGCCAGCAGCGGAGGTACAGATATCATCGCCATGATTTTGAAGAAATACACGGCTTTGGATATTGGAAAAGCGTTGTTTTGTACAGACGCAATCATTGCTGTCACCAGTGGCATTATGTTTGGTATTACCACCGGACTCTTTTCAGTATTGGGCCTGTTGGCCAAGGCGGTAGTAGTAGATAATGTTATGGAAGGCATCAATGTGACAAAAAGCTTTACCATTATTACGGAAAAGCCTGATGAAATCAGTGAGTTCATCCACCAGCAAGTTCACCGAGGAGCTACGAAGTACGGGTGTATTGGTACATATGACAATAAGGAAAAGTTTGTCATCATGTCTGTAGTCAATCGGGCTCAGGCAAAGATTCTGAGAGATTATATCCGGCAAAATGATCCGCACGCTTTTGTAATCATCACCAATTCCAGCAATATACTGGGAAAGGGTTTCCGAACACCTATGTAA
- a CDS encoding SigB/SigF/SigG family RNA polymerase sigma factor, whose translation MMNQEAFLQYRSSKNIDVRNQIVEAYLYMVEILIRKYMNKGVDYDDLYQVGAMALVSAVDRFDPDKGFEFSSFATPTILGEIKKYFRDKEWSIKVPRRTKEISLRIPAAKENLTDHLGRTPTVDELAKHLDVSNEEVVKAIESGRAYTTYSLNQTLDNDDLMTFDKFASIEEKGYSSIEDFEVIKQVFKNMQDKEKTIFKLRYLNNKTQAEIANHMGVSQMTISRAEKNIRKMFHEELNR comes from the coding sequence ATGATGAACCAAGAAGCATTCTTACAGTACAGGAGTAGCAAGAACATCGATGTGCGAAATCAAATCGTGGAAGCTTACTTGTATATGGTAGAAATTCTCATAAGAAAATATATGAATAAGGGCGTAGACTACGACGATCTCTATCAGGTAGGTGCCATGGCTCTGGTTTCTGCGGTTGATCGCTTCGATCCGGATAAAGGCTTTGAATTTTCCAGTTTTGCCACACCGACTATTTTAGGTGAGATAAAAAAGTATTTCAGAGATAAGGAGTGGAGCATTAAGGTTCCTCGGCGAACCAAGGAAATTAGTTTGCGAATTCCTGCGGCCAAAGAAAATTTGACCGATCATCTGGGAAGAACTCCTACAGTAGATGAGTTGGCAAAGCACCTGGACGTGTCCAATGAGGAGGTGGTCAAGGCCATCGAAAGCGGAAGAGCTTATACTACATATTCTCTGAATCAAACTTTGGACAATGACGACCTGATGACCTTCGATAAGTTTGCCTCCATAGAGGAAAAAGGCTATAGCAGTATCGAAGATTTTGAGGTGATCAAACAAGTCTTTAAAAATATGCAGGACAAGGAAAAGACGATTTTCAAGCTGCGCTATTTGAACAATAAGACACAGGCAGAAATCGCCAATCATATGGGGGTTTCTCAGATGACCATTTCCAGGGCGGAAAAAAATATAAGAAAAATGTTTCACGAAGAATTAAACCGTTAG
- a CDS encoding methyl-accepting chemotaxis protein → MKKFNHLFFKIFAVSILCMIIPLVVNMFYISLSATDSLEEKIKNSLANSASEKSEQISLAFEDISKTTQAVATQPYVEEYFKELHNYGENPQKRQALSEYTKGLFDHAGGLYENVFFGYNGMTLIDGLGGGSVGHVYDEEQEPWYKTVMSQPSGYIGNPQPSPVSNIPNIILAYPVIDSDSEEILAAFAVATDLNAVTKTLVKTNVIDKSKTFLMDSSGQILGAEETSQILTLNLNQEKEDTQEFYRQVIGNSSGFGYFTLDGQKNIASYNKVKEFDMYVITFMPVTEFTRDVNMLQRGMIFVMIISALLCILVTSVLSKKIVKPIQTIQRGAQRLAVGELDVNIQVSSKDEVGLLAESIDSLTQRLKKYIDYIGESSETLNQYAEGDFRLHLVNDYTGEFEKLKNALTKVSHMQKQVIGEIKESSSLISSHAEQMASGAMLISEGATEQASAIEELSAEINEIHTSMNHAADKADEAGQKSEKAAGEVESGNEKMKELLYAINEISESSKQIGQIIKVIDDIAFQTNILALNAAVEAARAGSAGKGFAVVAEEVRNLAGKSAEAAKQTTQLIENSIAAINKGTALADETGESLLEIVRSTRESSLLIGEIAQMSQTGAASVNQVKLGIEQIAVVVQQNAGSSQKSAANSEELAAQVEKLDQLVRRFRLE, encoded by the coding sequence ATGAAAAAGTTTAATCATTTATTTTTTAAGATTTTTGCCGTATCGATCTTATGTATGATCATTCCTTTGGTGGTAAACATGTTTTATATCAGCCTGTCGGCCACCGACTCTTTGGAGGAAAAAATTAAAAATTCTCTAGCAAACTCTGCATCGGAGAAATCCGAGCAAATTTCTTTAGCCTTTGAAGATATTTCTAAGACTACCCAGGCGGTGGCTACTCAGCCCTACGTAGAGGAGTATTTTAAAGAACTACATAACTATGGAGAAAATCCTCAAAAAAGACAAGCTTTATCCGAATATACTAAAGGCTTATTTGATCATGCCGGGGGCCTATATGAGAATGTTTTTTTTGGCTATAACGGTATGACTTTAATAGACGGCCTGGGTGGCGGGTCTGTGGGCCATGTGTATGATGAAGAGCAAGAACCCTGGTATAAGACCGTCATGAGTCAGCCAAGTGGTTATATAGGAAACCCTCAACCTTCTCCAGTCTCGAATATTCCAAATATTATTTTGGCTTATCCAGTGATCGATTCCGATTCAGAGGAGATTTTAGCAGCTTTTGCCGTGGCTACGGACCTCAATGCGGTCACAAAGACTCTAGTCAAAACCAATGTGATAGATAAGAGTAAAACCTTTTTGATGGATTCTTCAGGGCAGATTTTAGGGGCAGAAGAAACTTCTCAAATTTTAACGCTGAACCTGAACCAAGAAAAAGAAGACACTCAAGAGTTTTACCGTCAAGTTATAGGTAATAGCTCAGGGTTTGGGTATTTTACCCTAGATGGTCAAAAAAATATTGCTTCCTACAATAAAGTGAAGGAATTTGATATGTACGTGATTACCTTCATGCCGGTAACGGAATTTACCAGGGATGTAAACATGCTTCAGCGTGGAATGATTTTTGTGATGATTATTTCAGCCCTTTTGTGTATCCTTGTCACCAGTGTGCTTTCCAAAAAAATTGTAAAACCTATTCAAACGATTCAGCGGGGAGCCCAGCGGCTGGCTGTTGGGGAGTTAGATGTGAACATTCAGGTTTCATCAAAGGATGAGGTCGGCTTGTTGGCCGAGTCGATTGACAGCCTTACACAGCGATTAAAAAAGTATATTGACTATATAGGGGAAAGCTCAGAAACACTGAATCAGTATGCGGAAGGGGACTTTCGCTTACACTTGGTTAACGATTACACCGGTGAATTCGAGAAGTTAAAAAATGCCCTGACAAAGGTAAGCCATATGCAGAAGCAAGTGATTGGAGAAATCAAGGAGTCTTCTAGCTTAATCAGCAGCCACGCGGAGCAGATGGCTTCTGGGGCCATGCTCATATCGGAAGGCGCTACCGAACAAGCCAGTGCAATTGAAGAATTATCTGCAGAAATAAATGAAATTCATACTTCCATGAATCATGCGGCGGACAAAGCCGATGAGGCGGGCCAAAAGTCCGAAAAGGCGGCAGGAGAAGTAGAAAGCGGAAATGAAAAGATGAAGGAGCTGCTGTACGCCATCAATGAAATCAGTGAGTCCTCTAAGCAAATCGGGCAAATCATTAAGGTTATTGATGATATTGCCTTCCAGACAAATATATTGGCGTTAAATGCAGCGGTAGAGGCTGCCAGAGCGGGTTCAGCCGGAAAGGGCTTTGCTGTAGTCGCAGAGGAAGTGAGAAATCTGGCGGGAAAATCGGCAGAAGCGGCGAAGCAGACCACCCAGCTCATTGAAAACTCTATAGCGGCCATCAACAAGGGAACAGCTCTAGCCGATGAGACAGGAGAAAGCCTATTAGAAATTGTTCGCTCGACTAGGGAGTCCAGTCTGTTAATCGGGGAGATTGCACAGATGTCTCAGACGGGTGCAGCCTCTGTAAATCAGGTAAAGCTGGGGATTGAGCAGATTGCTGTAGTAGTACAGCAAAATGCCGGATCATCCCAGAAGTCGGCAGCAAACAGCGAAGAGTTAGCCGCTCAGGTAGAAAAGTTGGATCAGTTAGTTCGCCGGTTTCGGTTGGAATAG
- a CDS encoding lysophospholipid acyltransferase family protein, whose amino-acid sequence MKIIRNIPMAVEFMAALTELTRHKKNIFKYRQLGDLEKEKEYILKATSTWGKRLVNDLNIQLNVMGKENLPESGPVVFVANHQGYGDIPVCCAVLDKFQTGFIAKNSLSKLPFYGEWIQNIRSVMLNRDDPRESLRAIETAIGFIQDGFSIVVFPEGHRSKGGDMAEFKKGSLRLATKPGVPVIPISIDGTYKLFEEKGYMQGNFTVDFLIHPPVETAGLSRPEASNLAAVIEEIIRKGLHQIKNQKNE is encoded by the coding sequence ATGAAAATTATCAGAAATATACCCATGGCCGTAGAATTTATGGCCGCCTTGACAGAACTCACCCGGCATAAAAAGAATATCTTTAAATACCGGCAACTGGGCGATTTAGAAAAGGAAAAAGAATATATCCTTAAAGCCACATCAACCTGGGGAAAACGCCTCGTCAATGATTTAAACATTCAGCTAAATGTTATGGGTAAAGAAAATTTACCGGAAAGCGGCCCGGTGGTCTTTGTCGCCAATCATCAGGGCTACGGGGATATTCCCGTATGCTGCGCTGTGCTGGACAAATTCCAGACTGGATTCATTGCCAAAAACAGCCTTTCCAAGCTGCCTTTCTACGGCGAGTGGATACAAAACATCCGCAGCGTTATGCTTAATCGGGATGATCCGCGAGAATCTTTGCGGGCTATCGAAACCGCCATCGGTTTTATTCAGGACGGCTTTTCTATCGTGGTCTTTCCAGAAGGACATCGGAGCAAAGGGGGGGACATGGCCGAATTCAAAAAAGGCAGTCTTCGGCTGGCTACCAAGCCCGGGGTTCCGGTTATACCTATTTCCATCGACGGCACCTATAAACTCTTTGAAGAAAAGGGCTATATGCAAGGCAACTTTACCGTGGACTTTCTAATCCATCCTCCGGTGGAAACGGCTGGACTCTCCAGGCCGGAAGCCTCTAACCTGGCTGCTGTCATCGAGGAGATCATCCGCAAAGGACTTCATCAAATAAAGAACCAAAAAAACGAATAG
- the trpS gene encoding tryptophan--tRNA ligase codes for MKRVFSGVQPTGNIHIGNYLGALRQFVELQNDNECIYCIVDMHSITVPQQPQELRQHILDVAALYLAIGVDPKKATVFVQSDVPGHAELSWVLTCSAYTGELSRMTQFKDKSKGRESAPAGLFTYPVLMAADILLYDTHVVPVGNDQKQHIELCRDLAIRINNKYGETFVVPEGRFLKEGARIMALDEPTRKMSKSAENPLSRISLLDDESKIKKAIMKSTTDSEGEVRFDIENKPGISNLMNIYSSFSSLSIEDIQKKYQGCGYGDFKKDLVQVTAEALRPIREQYEEIRHSQELIDVLKEGAEKANDISEKTMLRVKERFGLGFGK; via the coding sequence ATGAAAAGAGTTTTTTCGGGTGTACAGCCCACAGGAAATATACATATAGGCAATTATCTGGGTGCATTAAGGCAGTTTGTGGAGTTGCAAAACGACAATGAATGTATTTACTGCATCGTAGACATGCACTCCATCACCGTGCCTCAACAGCCTCAGGAGCTGCGGCAGCATATCCTAGATGTGGCGGCTCTCTATCTGGCTATTGGTGTTGATCCGAAAAAGGCCACGGTCTTTGTTCAGTCTGATGTACCAGGCCACGCAGAGTTGTCATGGGTATTGACTTGTAGTGCTTATACCGGTGAGCTGTCGAGAATGACTCAGTTCAAGGACAAGAGCAAAGGCCGAGAATCTGCTCCCGCAGGGTTGTTTACCTATCCGGTGCTAATGGCAGCGGACATTTTGCTTTATGACACCCATGTGGTTCCCGTTGGAAACGATCAGAAGCAGCATATTGAGTTGTGCAGAGATTTAGCCATTCGAATCAACAACAAATATGGAGAGACTTTTGTGGTTCCCGAAGGACGGTTTCTGAAGGAAGGGGCCCGAATCATGGCTCTAGATGAGCCTACGAGAAAAATGAGTAAAAGTGCGGAAAATCCATTGAGTCGTATATCGCTGTTAGACGATGAATCTAAAATTAAAAAAGCTATTATGAAGTCTACCACCGATTCCGAGGGAGAAGTCCGCTTTGATATAGAAAACAAGCCGGGCATTAGCAACCTGATGAATATTTACAGCTCTTTTTCCAGTTTATCCATAGAAGATATTCAGAAAAAGTATCAAGGCTGCGGATACGGTGACTTCAAGAAAGACTTAGTTCAGGTTACGGCAGAAGCCCTCCGGCCTATTCGGGAACAGTATGAAGAGATACGTCATTCTCAGGAATTGATTGATGTTCTAAAAGAAGGGGCCGAAAAGGCCAACGATATTTCAGAAAAGACGATGCTGCGGGTAAAAGAAAGATTTGGCTTGGGGTTCGGAAAATAA
- a CDS encoding ATP-binding protein: protein MADFIKFTVTGKPEYIQVVRMGIATLAGNVGFDVEAVDDIKLAVDEACKAITCHGFNSWTNMYEVSCELQEDKMTIAVTDVGDGRSITKEYCPCKNCPQDGDLAMVVIKTLMDQVEIKAMYGEQKSIVMVKSK, encoded by the coding sequence ATGGCGGATTTCATTAAGTTTACAGTTACAGGTAAACCAGAGTACATACAAGTAGTTAGAATGGGCATTGCCACTTTGGCAGGAAATGTCGGTTTCGATGTAGAAGCTGTGGATGATATCAAGCTGGCTGTGGATGAAGCTTGCAAGGCCATCACCTGTCACGGGTTCAATTCCTGGACCAATATGTATGAGGTGTCTTGTGAACTTCAAGAAGATAAAATGACCATTGCGGTTACAGATGTGGGCGATGGGCGAAGTATTACCAAGGAATACTGTCCATGTAAAAATTGCCCGCAGGACGGAGATTTGGCCATGGTGGTCATAAAGACCTTAATGGATCAGGTAGAAATTAAAGCAATGTACGGCGAACAAAAAAGCATAGTAATGGTGAAGAGTAAATGA
- the idi gene encoding isopentenyl-diphosphate Delta-isomerase: MRKKNIDRNQVILVDRADRPVGWAEKAEAHRNPLLHRAFSIFLYHEDKLLIQQRAFHKYHSGGLWANTCCSHPAGELDLIDDAEERLYEETGIRCPVREIFAFEYEHQFADDLYEHEYDHVMVGEFQGQFKINPEEVAAMRWISFSDLEQELVQDPGTFAPWFLIAAPRVLAYLRECSSNLDK, from the coding sequence ATGAGAAAAAAGAATATAGATCGAAACCAGGTAATCTTGGTGGATAGAGCGGATCGGCCTGTAGGCTGGGCAGAAAAGGCGGAAGCCCATAGAAATCCTTTGCTGCATCGAGCTTTTTCCATATTTTTATACCATGAGGATAAACTGCTAATTCAGCAGCGAGCTTTTCATAAATATCATTCCGGAGGTCTGTGGGCCAACACGTGCTGCTCCCATCCGGCCGGTGAGTTGGACCTCATTGATGATGCGGAGGAGCGGTTATATGAAGAAACTGGTATCCGCTGTCCGGTGCGGGAAATCTTCGCCTTTGAATATGAGCATCAGTTTGCCGATGATTTGTATGAGCATGAGTATGATCACGTCATGGTGGGAGAATTTCAAGGTCAGTTTAAAATAAATCCGGAGGAGGTAGCGGCTATGCGCTGGATCAGCTTTTCTGATTTGGAGCAGGAGCTGGTGCAAGATCCAGGGACGTTTGCACCCTGGTTTCTGATAGCTGCCCCTCGGGTACTAGCCTATCTACGGGAATGCAGCAGCAATCTGGATAAATAG
- a CDS encoding 4-hydroxyphenylacetate 3-hydroxylase family protein: MLMTGAQYIESLRKLKTRVYMFGEKIENWVDHPMIRPSINCVAMTYDLAHDPHYADLMTAKSSLTGETINRFGHLHQSTEDLKKKVKMQRLCGQKTASCFQRCVGMDAFNAVFSTTYEIDQKFGTTYHKNFVQYLEHVQELDLIVDGAMTDPKGDRALSPSKQQDADLFLRIVERREDGIVVRGAKAHQTGSINSHEHLIMPTIAMGEADADYAVSFACPSDAEGLYMIYGRQSCDTRKLEADADIDLGNKQFGGQEALVVFDDVFIPKERIFLCGEYEFAGMMVERFAGYHRQSYGGCKVGVGDVVIGAAALAADYNGVQKAAHIKDKLIEMTHLNETLYCCGLACSTEGQPTAAGNYQIDLLLANVCKQNITRYPYEIVRLAEDIAGGLMVTMPSEKDFKSETVVGKSGETIGEICNKYFAGNPAATTEERMRVLRFLENVCLGAAAVGYRTESMHGAGSPQAQRIMIARQGNINAKKELAKNIAGITTTGGKK, from the coding sequence ATGCTAATGACAGGAGCTCAGTACATTGAGAGTCTGAGAAAATTAAAAACAAGAGTGTACATGTTTGGTGAGAAGATAGAAAACTGGGTGGATCATCCGATGATTCGGCCATCCATTAACTGCGTGGCCATGACTTATGATTTGGCTCACGATCCTCATTATGCCGATTTAATGACGGCGAAGTCCAGTCTGACCGGCGAGACCATCAATCGCTTTGGGCATCTGCATCAGAGCACGGAGGATCTGAAGAAAAAAGTAAAAATGCAGCGGTTGTGCGGTCAGAAGACGGCCTCCTGCTTTCAGCGATGTGTAGGGATGGATGCCTTTAATGCAGTATTTTCCACGACCTACGAAATCGACCAGAAATTTGGTACAACTTATCATAAAAACTTTGTTCAGTACCTGGAGCACGTTCAAGAACTGGACTTGATAGTAGATGGGGCGATGACGGATCCCAAGGGCGATCGAGCATTATCGCCGTCTAAACAGCAAGATGCAGATCTCTTCTTGCGGATTGTAGAAAGGCGGGAGGACGGTATCGTAGTCCGGGGAGCTAAGGCCCATCAGACCGGCTCCATCAACTCTCACGAGCACTTGATTATGCCAACTATAGCGATGGGGGAAGCAGATGCAGATTACGCCGTTTCCTTCGCCTGTCCGTCTGATGCCGAAGGCTTATACATGATCTACGGCAGACAGTCCTGCGATACCCGGAAACTAGAAGCGGATGCGGATATCGATCTGGGTAACAAACAATTTGGAGGGCAGGAAGCTCTGGTGGTTTTCGATGATGTGTTTATTCCAAAGGAAAGAATCTTCCTCTGCGGCGAATATGAATTTGCTGGCATGATGGTAGAACGGTTTGCTGGATACCATCGGCAGTCCTATGGGGGTTGTAAAGTGGGTGTAGGCGATGTGGTCATCGGTGCCGCAGCTCTAGCCGCTGATTACAACGGGGTTCAAAAAGCGGCACACATAAAGGATAAGCTTATCGAAATGACTCACCTCAATGAAACGCTCTACTGCTGCGGTCTCGCCTGCTCTACAGAAGGCCAGCCAACGGCGGCAGGCAACTATCAGATTGACCTGCTGTTAGCTAATGTCTGCAAGCAGAACATCACCAGGTATCCTTATGAAATCGTTCGTCTGGCAGAGGATATCGCCGGCGGACTGATGGTAACCATGCCTTCGGAAAAGGACTTTAAATCAGAAACGGTAGTAGGTAAAAGCGGAGAAACCATCGGTGAAATCTGTAACAAGTATTTTGCAGGAAACCCGGCGGCTACTACAGAGGAGCGTATGCGGGTGCTGCGGTTCCTGGAAAATGTTTGCCTGGGTGCAGCAGCAGTGGGCTACCGGACGGAATCCATGCACGGAGCAGGCTCACCCCAGGCTCAGCGCATTATGATTGCCCGACAAGGAAATATCAATGCTAAAAAGGAACTAGCTAAAAATATCGCAGGAATAACAACAACAGGAGGCAAAAAATGA
- a CDS encoding phosphatase PAP2 family protein yields MNKKRIFILCGALLGFLSIAFAVINAKQSGIPLAFDTIVRSAIIGCRNPLLNPLLIAITYLGNSLTIVFFCIILLFFKGTRMNYGFPLSIAASCSATIQTIIKWLIQRPRPPVENFLISQGGFSFPSGHSCSGLVFYGLFAYLLFHTPVDKSVYKVLGTGCILLFLCIGISRIYVGVHYPSDVMGGWLLGLAIWTVAVTVVDKFRKGERREPRIGDKESV; encoded by the coding sequence ATGAATAAAAAAAGAATATTTATTTTATGCGGAGCTCTGCTGGGTTTTCTTTCTATAGCCTTTGCTGTTATTAACGCGAAGCAATCAGGAATTCCGCTGGCTTTTGATACCATCGTGAGGTCTGCCATCATAGGGTGTAGGAATCCCCTGCTAAATCCATTGCTCATCGCTATCACCTATTTAGGTAATTCCCTTACTATCGTTTTTTTCTGCATCATTCTGTTATTTTTTAAAGGGACTAGAATGAATTACGGATTTCCTTTATCCATAGCAGCTTCCTGCTCGGCCACGATTCAAACTATTATAAAGTGGCTGATACAACGGCCCCGGCCCCCTGTGGAAAACTTCCTGATTTCTCAGGGTGGATTCAGTTTTCCCAGCGGACACTCTTGTTCAGGCCTTGTATTTTATGGATTGTTTGCTTATCTACTTTTCCACACACCTGTGGATAAATCTGTGTATAAAGTTTTAGGGACAGGTTGTATTCTCTTATTTTTATGTATCGGCATCAGCAGGATATACGTGGGAGTCCACTACCCAAGCGATGTCATGGGGGGATGGCTCCTAGGATTGGCCATCTGGACAGTGGCTGTTACTGTTGTGGATAAGTTTCGAAAAGGGGAAAGGCGCGAGCCACGGATAGGAGACAAGGAGAGTGTATGA
- a CDS encoding thiolase family protein, with protein sequence MNNVVIVAGCRTPIGTIGGQFKELTALDLSIPIMQEVVKRAGIDPAIIEDVIWGCNYQRTYLENNLARVALVKAGLPASVPGITVHRNCTSSMSSIQMGYYQIKSGEADCILAGGADSMSTAPHMVFGARYGKKFGHLDMRDSMWDSLTNLGIGPAMGVTAENVAEQYGITREMQDEYALLSQQRAVAAIDAGRFKAEIVPVTVKNRKGQQVLDTDEYPKRDANLEDLQKLKTAFKEGGTVTAGNASGMNDAAAGVLLMSEEKAKELGLPVIAKILSVATTGVEPEVMGIGPISSCKKALERTGLQIGDIDLFEINEAFAAQCLACEKELGIDREKLNVNGGGISLGHPVGATGTRLVVTLVNELKRQGKKYGLASLCAGGGMGTAVLVEMQ encoded by the coding sequence ATGAACAATGTAGTTATCGTAGCTGGGTGTAGAACACCAATTGGAACAATCGGCGGCCAGTTTAAGGAGTTGACCGCATTGGACTTATCCATTCCCATCATGCAGGAGGTGGTCAAGAGGGCCGGCATTGACCCCGCTATCATTGAAGATGTAATATGGGGCTGTAATTATCAGCGGACGTACTTAGAAAATAATCTGGCGAGGGTGGCACTGGTCAAAGCTGGCCTGCCAGCCTCTGTGCCTGGTATTACCGTTCACAGAAATTGCACTTCTTCCATGTCCTCTATCCAGATGGGGTACTATCAGATTAAATCTGGTGAGGCAGATTGCATTTTGGCAGGGGGAGCAGACAGCATGAGCACGGCCCCTCACATGGTCTTTGGTGCCCGGTACGGAAAAAAGTTCGGTCATCTGGACATGCGGGATTCGATGTGGGATTCGTTGACGAACTTAGGTATCGGTCCAGCTATGGGGGTTACTGCGGAAAATGTAGCGGAGCAGTATGGCATCACTAGAGAGATGCAGGATGAATATGCCTTGCTTTCGCAACAGCGGGCCGTAGCAGCCATAGATGCGGGCCGATTCAAAGCAGAGATTGTGCCGGTGACTGTGAAAAACAGAAAAGGCCAGCAGGTTTTGGACACAGACGAGTATCCAAAGCGAGATGCCAATCTGGAAGACTTGCAGAAGTTAAAGACAGCCTTTAAGGAAGGCGGCACGGTTACCGCAGGCAACGCTTCCGGCATGAATGATGCGGCGGCAGGAGTGTTGCTGATGAGCGAAGAAAAAGCAAAAGAGCTGGGGCTTCCAGTCATAGCGAAAATCTTATCGGTAGCTACCACAGGGGTGGAACCGGAAGTAATGGGAATCGGACCTATCAGTTCTTGTAAAAAGGCTTTGGAACGGACGGGACTCCAGATTGGCGATATCGACCTCTTTGAAATCAATGAGGCCTTTGCTGCTCAGTGCTTGGCCTGTGAGAAGGAATTAGGCATTGACCGGGAAAAGCTGAACGTAAATGGTGGCGGTATTTCCCTGGGCCATCCGGTGGGCGCAACGGGTACTCGGCTGGTGGTGACTCTGGTAAATGAGTTAAAACGACAGGGCAAAAAGTATGGTTTGGCCAGCCTCTGCGCTGGAGGCGGCATGGGCACTGCGGTGTTAGTGGAAATGCAGTAA